TGCCATCGGCAGCAACCTGATAGTCGTCCGCTTTGTCTTTCGCCTTCACGGGGGATTGCAGCACGGATTGCAGGCCAAAGTCGTTGTCGTTAATGACGGCCAGCGTCTGTTTATCCACCAGCGCCAGACCTTCCACTTTCTCCTGTTGCCAGCCAAGCTTACGCAGATCCACCAGCTCCTGTTTGTGCGCCAGCGTAATGCCGCGTTTTTCCAACTGGGCGAGATCGTCAAATTCCGGCGATTTGCCGTCGGTATCGAACGGCGTCAGGTCGCTCGCTTTGCTGAGATCGACCAGATAGATGCGGTTCTGCATCTGTTTGTCTTTATCCGCACCTTGCTCGACCAGCAGAATGCGCTGATTATCCAGTGCCACGATATCGCCGATTTTGGCATCTTTCGCTTTCTTATAGCTGTCGATGTTGATGGGGTAGCCCACCATGCGGCTGGTTTTGGTTTCTGGGTTAAATATCACCAGACGTGTAAACTGCGCTTTGTTTTTGGTTTTGCCGTCGATATCCAGCGTACTTTGCACGGCCATGACGATCGTGCCGTCCGGCAGGCGAGTCAGTCCTTCAAAGCCCCGATTCGGCTGACGCCATTTGATGATATTCGGTAAGCCACTGGCAACCGAGTGCTCATTGCCCACAGGAGTTGGCCCAAATTTTTGCAGGATCTTTCCACTGGCATCAACATGGATCAGGAACGGGCCGTATTCGTCACACAGCCAGAAGCCGCCTTTGCCATCTGGCGTAACGCCTTCGGTGTCCAACCCGCGCTGGCTGGTGTTGAGTGATTGTAGCGCGTCGTTTAGCGCGACTTCATTGGTGGTGCCGATAAAATCCGCAGGCAGTGGCAGCCCGGTGATATTGCCCTCGGCATCGTGCAGCGGGCGGGGGGTAATGGCCTCGGCGGCCTTCGCGCTGACCCGAATGTCCATCATCAGCGGCGCGTAGTCAGGGCTGGCGAAGATCTTGGCCTCTTTCTCTCCGACCAGCGGCGCATCGGCATTTGGGCCGCGATCGGTGACGGTGGTGAACATCAGGTCATCACCCTGTTTGCCTGTGAAATAAAGACCAGAGCCAATACCAACAGGTAGACCGTTGGGAAAATTTTTAGTGAATTTACCCTGATACGCAACATGATCGCTGGCCGGGAAGGTGACGACGTAGCGTGTCACTTTTTCTCCTTCGGCCTGCGCGCTGAACGGCAGAAATCCGGCAACCAGCAGTGCTAACAACGTTTGTTTCATGCTATTCCCCATCAAATGTCATTTTGGTCATGGCTACGGTGCAGTGACCGTGCCGTCTGTCGTGGATGAAGTGATACCACCCGGATTGGGCCGAGGGTAATCATAATCAATGCGCAAAGGATGCGCGTACTCGCTGTTCCAAAGCTGTGTGTAAAGTCTATCTACCCGCTGCGCCATCGGTTGGCTCTGGATCACCATTTCCAGATTGCGCGAGTTATCCAGGTAGCCGCCGCTCCAGTTGCTGGTGCCGATCCAGGCTTTTTTGCCGTCGATGGTCATGATCTTACTGTGGATCACGCGCGCAAACGGGATAAAGCCGCTGCTGGGCTGGGGGATCGATACCGTTTTGATCTGGATGTTGGGTAGTATTGCCAGACTCTTCAGGTAGGCGATGTTCGGCATTTTGGTGCTCCATTCGGACACCATCAGCTCGATCTGTACGCCGCGTGCGGCGGCAGCGCGAATCGCGTTATCGATAACCGCGTAGTAAGGGCGCGTTTTATCCGGGCCGTAGGAGAGCGGGACGTAATCCATCACCTGAATACGAACCTGTTGCTGAGCTTCGGCCAGCAAACGAGGGAGTTCTTCTTCGGAATCGATTACTCCTGCGGGGTTGAATGCTTTGGGGCTGGCAACCAGATAGTTGCCCGAACGGTCAGTGGGCTGCGTTGCTGCG
The window above is part of the Pectobacterium araliae genome. Proteins encoded here:
- a CDS encoding esterase-like activity of phytase family protein — its product is MKQTLLALLVAGFLPFSAQAEGEKVTRYVVTFPASDHVAYQGKFTKNFPNGLPVGIGSGLYFTGKQGDDLMFTTVTDRGPNADAPLVGEKEAKIFASPDYAPLMMDIRVSAKAAEAITPRPLHDAEGNITGLPLPADFIGTTNEVALNDALQSLNTSQRGLDTEGVTPDGKGGFWLCDEYGPFLIHVDASGKILQKFGPTPVGNEHSVASGLPNIIKWRQPNRGFEGLTRLPDGTIVMAVQSTLDIDGKTKNKAQFTRLVIFNPETKTSRMVGYPINIDSYKKAKDAKIGDIVALDNQRILLVEQGADKDKQMQNRIYLVDLSKASDLTPFDTDGKSPEFDDLAQLEKRGITLAHKQELVDLRKLGWQQEKVEGLALVDKQTLAVINDNDFGLQSVLQSPVKAKDKADDYQVAADGKLTRDGKAVETTLAIKPLEKPEADNELWVITLPQPLQ